AGCACGGCTGCTAGACAAGATTAATGAGCAGAGTCAATGTGTATTCCAGGGTCTGGGACCTCAGTGAGGACAGAAGCAGGATATGGGATAAACAGATAAAAAAGCAATCATGTTGGCAGCTATGCTGTGCACGAGTGTTCCACTGAAATCCACACTGAGGACAGAGCAGCAACACCTCAGAGTGTGCTTTTTCCACTGTACTTTGATGCCTTGTTACTCTGAGGGAAAATGGTTAGATGTAGGAAGTTTCCCTGACATCATGTCCTGAGCCAGGGCAGTATTTCTGTGGCTGGGGAGTTGTTGTGGCTCATCAACCTGAGTCACAGCTGCCGTGTGCATCCTTGGAGCTCGTTTTTGAGTCATGACTGCTGTGTGAGTAAATGTATACATTGTGGCTGGAGGAGCCCTCCAGAGAGGCCACTGAGAGATGACCAAAGCACTTCCTGAAAGGAGCTTGCCATGCTTCTCAGTGGCACTaaacttttattttcagaaCTTCAATGCTGATTTGGGATTTGGAATATTGATATTGCTGAAGAGCCCCAAAATTCAGCCCTTCAGTCCAAGGAGGATGAGTGATGTATCCTGTGCCTGAAGTGGGACGTCTCCCAGTGTGGACTTTGCAGTCTTGTCTAGAGCTACCACACTCAAGCAAAGCTTTCCCCCAAACCAGTAACTTAATTTGGAAAGATGTCATTGCTTTAGTCTCCCTGTAATACAATTTAAATACTTTTCAGCCCCATGGGAGGGGAGACAGGCATTTTAACTATGGGTGTTGGTATGGAGCACACAtgtggaagttgttttggattTACAAGTGTCACTTGGATTATGGTAGTGCTGAGCTAATCTTCTAAATTGCCTGACATCTCTCCTGCTTTTGGTGTTTCTCCATCCCTGTGAATACTGAGAGAGGGTATGAGCCTCCCCAGGGCAATGAAAACTTTCCGTTCTTGTTGCCAGGACTTCATCCAAGGATAGTAGAGCTGGATCATCTGAAACAGAGGCAAACATGATCGTCCTAAAATCATTTCAAGCTTTTGTTTCAAGTTCTGcttttccctgccctttccagctgcatgGCAAGAGTTTGGTTGATTTGTGTGTGATCTGGATAAGTTCATGAGGAGAGCAGTTCCCAGACAGAAATCCCAAGGGGCCTGTAAAAACCAGTCTTGCTGTTAGCAAGAAGATGTGTTGAGTGGTGTAAGAAGCAACATGCATGTCCTCTGTGGATCTAGAGGTACTGGATGTGTCTCTCCTTGGCCAGGATTTGGGGCTCTGTGTGGGAGCAGTTGCAGCTGTATCATGCAAGTGAAGGGGTGGAAGATGCCTCTGAGTTGCTGCAAATTTGCTTTTAGGCAGCCATCACAGTCACTTGCTTGTCACTTGTCCCCCACCAAGTGAGCAGGTTTGCCGGGGGAAGGTGCCTGCCTCAGCTGTGTGCAAGGTGGCTCCCTGTCATGCAGAGAGGGAGAAGCTGACCCATGGCTCCTGCTCTGTTTGTGGGGAGGGAGGTGCAGAGCCTtcctcccacagcccagggcaggataAGGGGAGCAgaaaggcctggaggaggcaggtgctgctgtgccacaggGTGCAGAGCTCCCAGGTCAGAGCTGAGTTGTGCAATCCCCATTGCGGAGCTTGCTGTAAATTAGGGAGGTTTCTTTCTCCCCATTGTCTAAATCTGGAGTGGGACCAGGTAAATAAGGCCTACAGCAAATGCAGCATGGCCCTACCTGGAGCAGGacagagagagctgctgcttgcttATCTTTTTCTGTGAAGAGGAGGCTGGTTTGGTTAACCTTCTCACTTGGCTTCCCCACATGTACAGTTAAGTCTCAAACCCTTTTTCCTTGGGCCCCTGTGCTTGGCCTGCTGTCACCCTGCCCATCACACTGGAGGAAATCTgcctttctgtgttttttccaTTGACTGTCCACGCCCCTTCAAAGTGCAGTTGCAACATCTCCCTTCATGCTGCCTCAACGATTAAAAAGCATGACTTAGTGGAAAAAATCCTGACCTTCTTGGGTTTGGCCTGTCCTGCAGCTGTTTGAGATAAGATTGTgctaggtttttttttattattaaaaaagcTGCACACCACATTTTGCGGATATTTGTTTGTAAGGAAATGACTACTACTtagtttctggaaaaaaaatctggcagGCTATTTTCAAAGAAATTGCTCCAATTTGACCTAATGTGCTTAAAATAATAGCAGCCAAAGGTTAGTTTAATTATTATACTGCTATTTTTCTTCCATAGGAGGCTATTTTCATGACATTATCAGCTTATGTAACCTCTTGAACCACACTTTTTTTCCATTGCAACTTTCTAAACCATATAATGTCAagagtatttttttccctatccTGGGTTTAGATAACTTGATGCTTAAGAGCCACTGACTGTACTTTCAGTAATGCAGTGTGTGCCTGAACTGATTTTGTTTGGCCAAGCAGAAGCCACAAAGTTCCAAGAAACAGTTGCTGTCTCACTGGTACTGAGAGTGACTAATAGCAAGCAGCTCACGCTGCAATGCCCAGGTTGATGTGGCTGCATTCAGggacctcagctgctcttgtGCACCTTAAAAACATGGATGGTGGGAGCTGGAGTcttgcaccactgtccccaggaCCAGATGATCACGTGCAAACAGCCCCTGATTCGTGCATTTCTTTCTGTTCCCTTGCCTGAATTTGTGTTAGGCAGCAGCCCAATGGCTTTCCCAGTCTGATTGCCACAAAGCTCTGGGTGTGAAGGAAAAATGAACAGTGGAAGCCTGAGTATGGCCAAGGAGGTGATGCTGTAGCTAATATTTGCTAGGCTGAAGGAGCAGATAGGATGTTGTTTCGTTTCTTGTGGCCAGGCCTTCCCAAGGTGGGGAGTGCCCAGATGATTGGCACAAGGAGAATGAGGCTTCATGGTTAATGCTCAGGGCTCCTGGATGGGGAGCCTGCTTTTGTAACTGGAACCACAGAGATCAAAGCTGATGAGATCTTGCTCTCAGACTGAGGCCaaggctggcagtgctgctccctgcaagGATGTTCTTGGAACTCACTGGAATGCAGGTGATCTTCAAAGCAAAGTACAGCCACATGACTTCTCACCTGGCCTACAACCTCAAGGGGAAAATGCACTTTGTCATTTTCTTCCTTGGGGTGTTTAAATGCAACTCTGATGTGAAATGGACACTCTgataaaattgtttgaaatagCAGGTGGTGGTTGTTTAATCTTCTGCCTACTAACCATGAGGTCTGATGTAGCAAGTGGATTTTATCACCCAGCAGTGATAACCTTTTTATCACCCATCCAGTTCCCTTCTGGATGAGCTGGGGTTTGAAGGTGTTCCTCAGCAGGTTACCCACAAGTAACACAACTTTTCTGTTCATATTGCAATCTAGTCATGCAAAGCTGCTGATAACACTGCAccagcaggtttttttcccctttactCACACTTTGCCTCAGTTCCTGGTAGGATCAAAGTGTGCATCACTGGCACTACCAGTGAGTATGGGCCCTGCACTGCACAAGCTTGTGCATCCACGTGGCAAGCAGTGGGTGGGAGGGATTGGGAAAGGTGCACCTTGAGGGGCTGGAGATCCAGGAGTCCTTGTATTCACTGCATGGGAAGTACAGTGCATAACTGCTGGGTGTGCCATAGGTGCCCCTTTCCTGAAGAAATACACTCTAGTCCCCAGCGCTTCCATAAAATGAGTGTCCTGCTGAGTTTCACTGCTGATGTCTGGTAGCTGTAGTGTGCGGAGTGCTGCCAGAATTATCTCTAACATGCAGCTGAGCTATTTCAGGCTGGCCCTGTGGCCCTGGAGTGATACCAGGCACAGGCCCTTGCTGCAGGTGTCTGGGCTGAGCTAGCCCTGGGTTGCCATGAgcctcctcagcagcagagcctggaaagCAAGCCTCTTCTGATGTGCAGCCTgaccagcagcaggaaatgagaTCTCAGATTCTCTGATGGAGAGAGCTCTGTGTGCAGACTGACGAGCATTAATGCAAAAGCAGGGGTGGAGGGGGGGTGAGGCATTTGGATAAATATCCAAAAGGGCAGGTGCCTATTTACTGAGCGCTGTCCAAGCAAGCGCGTGCTTCGGGAGCCTCCTGGGCAGGGCTCATTTCCATTACTTGGAGACTGGAAAAGGTTATTGACAACTCCAGGAGCATTCCCATCGCTCTGTGATTGACTCTGTGTCCAGACTAGCCTGCCCTGGAGACCTGAGTGTCTGGAGCTGGGTTTTTGGCCGAGACTGTGCAGGCGCAGCCCCTCTGACAGCGTGTTCCTTGGCTCTTTCAGATCTTCCCCGACCCCTCGGACTTTGATCGCTACTGCAAGCTGAAGGACCGCCTGCCCTCCATCGTGGTGGAGCCCACGGAGGGCGACGTGGAGAGCGGAGAGCTCAGATGGCCGCCCGAGGAGTTCCTtgtgcaggaggaggaagaggaggaggaggaagaaaactgTGAAGACGCAAAGAAGGACAACAAGGAGCAATAAATGGCGTCCGAGGAAAGGCAAGGGACTGCACCCTTCTGAAGGAAGAGCCACACTTTCTTTGAAAGTCTTTTAATAAGACAAGTTCAATTTTGCACCTGCGAGATCTTAGTTTTTTTGTATTCTCTGTATTGAGAACTGAAGCCCTCGGTGtcaccagacctcctgaggaaggaaggaagtaaCGCAGAGAAATGTTTGCTGTTCTCGAGATCATTATCTGTATTTTTCCGAGGCGGAGGCAGCAGTGAAATTCCAAGCACATGGCAGAGGGTGACCACACGAGGACTGCTGAGGGGGGAGCTCAGGAAGGGGGAGGAAACTTGGAGGTGGCAGcgtttggctgggagctgcctctGGCTAAAAGCATGAGAACAGAGCCAAAATATCTCAGATTTGCCTTTCTTACAGCTtccattttgtgtgctgggggatggAAGGGTGTCCGTAGCGAAGCATGGCTAAATGACCTAGTGACAAGGGACCTGTAGCTCTCCCTGGTGCGGCACCTCCTAGGGTAAGGTGAGCGTCCATAGGAGTAGTCTGGTTTCTTGCTCTCGCTGTTGAGCCTGTTTTCCAGCCACTTTCCCCAAAGTTACTTTGTCCCCCTGTTTGCCTTTAGACTCTTCAATGCTGAGCAGCTGTATTTGCAGGATAGCATTAGGCTGCTGCTTGTCATCTCTCCTGCAACGCCCTAGCTTATCTTGCAGGTGGTGAGCGTGAGGTGGTGTGCATCGGATGTAAAAAGGTGCTTTTGTCTGCAGCAAGAGCTCATGTAGGTTTGAACACCTCAgatttttctctcctgtttgctgaggctgctgtgggtggtCTCGTCTTGTACAGTGCCCCAAGCCTAAGGGTGGAGATGTATGCCTCCTTGCCTCGGCGTCCTTGAAGTTGTAGGGTTTTGTGTCTCTTAACTTGCTGGTCAATGGGCTTGAGAGGGCTGGGGTGGGGGGgttctcctccagctctgcactgcagggcctcCTCAGTGCAGGACAGGCTGGTGGGAATGTTGGGACGGGGGCTGCCAGACCTGGGGGTCATCCAAAGACAAAACACCAGATCTAGTGTGGATCACCAGTGGGGTTTGCAGGATGGGGTCTGCTGGGAGAGGATTAGCCTGGGTGTCCTGAGATGAGATGCATTCCTGCTTCTTAGTGAGGGTGAAACGTTCATGGTTGTTTTCATGAGGTGCAGACTGGCTTGTGAGGTCTGGGTTTGTCCTCTCTTCACGATATCCTGCCTCAAGGAGAAGGCCAGTCTGCTGCCAGACAAAGTAACCTGCTGCTTCCCTGGAAAGGAGGGATGGTCTTGCAGCTTTGGGGACCAGCTTGGGAGCCAGTCAGTCTTGGGATAGGATGAGAGCAGTTACCACCTAAACCAAATCTGGGGTCATGGAAGCGGAAAAGAAATGTCAAGGCCTTAACCAAACTTCCATAATAATCCCAATGCCACCCCCCTTTGCTTATAACTGGttccatttttaaaatctatttggACATGtgtgtatttgtatttttaataccTCATGAGTAGTTAAACGCTGGTGGGGTTTGGGAACTGCTTTTAACATATTGGCAGGATTGTTTTAGTCTTGTCTTGCTTGTGTTTCAACATAATGGCAATAATTTATCAGCTGTGTAACTATTTTTGGACAGATGGGAGTTTGGAGAGGAGTTAGCACAAAGCAGGAGAAATTCAGTGTTCCTACACTGCAGCTGGCCTCAGGTCCAGCCACGCAGACCCAGTCAGACACTCCCTGCCCACCTTGGATGGGTGATCACTGAACAGCCATGATGTGGTGATACTGTTTCCTCAAGCAATGGATTCAGCTGTTGTGTCTGTAACACTTGTTCTAGTCTTGCTGTCATACTGGAGTGAGCTTGTACACCTGCATACCAGCCAGCTGTCTTATTTCTGAGTGTTACTCTCTATTGGTCTCTACCATCTGTACCACCCAGTCAAAGCTCTATATCAAAGATGTTACCATGTGGGCAGCAGTGAGATGGCAATCCTTGGACTTCAGACCTGCTGTCTGCCCTAAAGACTTGCATATTTCTGTCAGCATCCTTTTTTTGGAAGTATTGTGTATATTTCTATTTGTTGTTGAACGTATCTAAAGAACAAAGCACTCCAGTAAAACTCCTGTTGTATGATATACATTCTATATTTCTGTAATTCTTTTTTGAGCCTCAGGGAGAAGCTAGCATTTTTTTCAAACTACATTTTTGTCACTGTGACAGTTGTAAATAAAGTTTGAAAATGCTTTCCAAATGTACTGGCTTTGTTTTTACTGTGAAAGTGGGGTGGGATGGTCAACTTTCCAGGTCGTGGTTATCAGCTGGAGTTGCTGGTTTCATACTGGTGGCTGGCCCTATGGCATTGGAAACCTAAGTCAACTTTGAGGGGGCAGCACCTTTGCCTTCCATCTTCCTGTGGTTGCTCATTGCTGAGTGAAAGGCTGCAGCAAACTGCTGCTCTGGTTTAtttattcctgaaaaaaaaaaaaaatctgtatttataTCTGTCATCTACATCTACCCCCTTACCTAACCTTGCAGAGCATGAAGTAATGGAGAGTGGAAACTATTCACAGCTGCTGTTAGTCATGTTCCCTGTGCATGCTcttccctgccctgagcagcactcAGGAAGacaagccctgccctgctgggtgccCGTAGGTCTCAGCTGAGCTACCCAGGGCTGTCTGTGTTGGCCATGCTGGCTCCAGGGGtcagctctgcctgagcagctgccTTGGCACTCACCAGTGCTGCAGtttgtggtgctgctgctggggaattTTCTCCTCAAGTAAGGAGAAATTCCTTAGTATTCTAAGTAagtaaggaaaaagaaattcagcTGCATTTCTGAGTGTgactctgtgctgctctggtaCTCAGGCACTGTTCTGGCTGTAGGAGTCTGACCACGCCAGGGTTCAGTAATTCAAGCTGTGTACTTAATGGGATTAAATTTTCCACTAAAACCCGGAGATAAGAAACAAATACCCTGGAATACCCATATCTTTAAGGTACGTGGATAGAAGTTCCTGTGATTTGGCAGCTAACACTCTAATCTAACCTAGGCAAACAAGCCCAGCTGAGACTGGAGTGTTGTGTTTACATGAGACTAGTTTAAATACACTAACTAATGACCTTTCCATTAAATGCTTGAACTGAGGGCATGCTCAGTGTGAGCCCCACAGTTCGAAGATGAATTGTATCCTGCTCAACCCTCATGGATATTTTATGCCATGGGAACAAATGCAATATTAAAGCTGACCTCTCCTTTTCTTCAGTCAGCCTCTAGCAGAGGTGCTTTGATGTCTTCCTTTCCTCAGGCACAGTTGCTTGCCTCGTAGAAGCTGCTGCAAGACGACCAGATGTGCTGGTTTGAAATCAGCAAAGATGTTTATTCTTGACCCAGAACGTTTTTGTTCAAAATTACAGCACTGGTTAGGGAAAGTGCAAACACATTGAACTTGTCTGCTGCTTCCATGTGCTGCACGCCAGCAGGTTTTTCAGGCTCACATCAGAATGAAGAATGAATCCTGATGTATCATCCTGTTTTGGGGTGAGACCAGAAGGGTTGGCCCTGAGTGGGGCTTGCTCAGCCAGGGGGTCTGCCTTGTATCTGCCTGGAGCAGTGCTGGTGGGAAGGAGGCTCTTTCCTGCTCCCTAACTCCAACTATTGTGGCCAAACTGGAGCTTGGATCATCAAATGAAATTGGGCTTGGTGCTGAATGCCTGAGCCTTATTCATCCCAAAGAGGAATGATGGGTGGCATAAGGACCTTTCTTTGCACACAGAACAATGTTCCTCTTGGGTAACGTTTAAACCTGAGGCATTTGTCCTCCTCCAGCTTTGCCCTGTAGTTGAAAGTGATGACACAGCAagctgtgctctgctttcctgctTAGTTCAGCCTGTGCTCACTCTCCCAGACATTTCATTTGTAGTGTTCAGTGTGCATCCACTTCTGTTCACCTTCACCAAGCCCACCGTCACTTGAACCTCTGCACATGAACTGCTGGCATCTGACTTTGCCTACATTTGGGTGCAGACAGGAAAAATTATTGCTCTGTGGGAGTGCAAAGATAATTCACCAGCACTGCAtgtggggagcagctgctcctgaga
This sequence is a window from Zonotrichia albicollis isolate bZonAlb1 chromosome 3, bZonAlb1.hap1, whole genome shotgun sequence. Protein-coding genes within it:
- the LBH gene encoding protein LBH, encoding MSVLCPLPCSDYLRSAEMTEVMMNTPAMDEIGLSPRKDGLSYQIFPDPSDFDRYCKLKDRLPSIVVEPTEGDVESGELRWPPEEFLVQEEEEEEEEENCEDAKKDNKEQ